Proteins encoded by one window of Rutidosis leptorrhynchoides isolate AG116_Rl617_1_P2 chromosome 7, CSIRO_AGI_Rlap_v1, whole genome shotgun sequence:
- the LOC139857581 gene encoding transcription factor EGL1 has product MENLRHKLAMAVKSIQWSYAIFWSFSSTQQGLLTWCDGYYNGDIKTRKTVQAEEMIDDDDEMGLQRTEQLRQLYESLSATAESHHYEPQTRRPSAALSPEDLTDTEWYFLVCMTFEFGNGQGLPGRTLANSTTSWLCNAHHADSKVFSRSLLAKSASIQTVACFPYLEGVLEFGISEQVLEEPNIIKRIKACIFDSPPQKSLDIPLESCSGMLNHDLIGNNLENLLEYDQNLIIRTQEQSWQYVDDEEEGEVSVYPNNSMGSSDCISQNLVSDIWSDDDSRYQCVLSKIFKNTQSLILGPHLRYCDYKDSAFVKWENYDGTNSKACSSQMLLKNVLFGVPKMHKNRIISDANGRVDEMQKLEADDVKNINHRFSVLSSMVPTRGKVDKVSLLDDTINYLKSLEKKVKALQSLKKSHDVRERISDNYANKRKASCDLEDIQEESSSDCITVSAIEKNVTIEIRCRWRDNMMVQVFDAMSSLNLECHSVNSSTVDGILTLSIESKLRSCTASTAKMIRQALQRVIRRY; this is encoded by the exons ATGGAAAATTTGAGACATAAACTAGCTATGGCTGTCAAAAGCATTCAATGGAGCTATGCTATCTTCTGGTCATTTTCTTCAACACAACAAGG GTTATTGACATGGTGTGATGGATACTACAATGGAGATATTAAGACAAGAAAAACTGTACAAGCAGAGgaaatgattgatgatgatgacgaaATGGGGTTACAAAGGACGGAACAACTAAGGCAACTTTACGAATCACTTTCGGCTACAGCTGAATCGCACCATTATGAACCACAAACACGAAGGCCATCGGCTGCATTATCCCCGGAAGATCTTACAGACACAGAGTGGTATTTCTTGGTTTGCATGACATTTGAATTCGGAAATGGTCAAGG ATTGCCAGGAAGAACATTGGCAAATAGTACAACTAGTTGGTTGTGCAATGCTCACCATGCTGATAGCAAAGTCTTCAGTCGTTCTCTTCTTGCGAAA AGTGCATCAATTCAG ACCGTCGCGTGCTTTCCATATTTAGAAGGTGTACTTGAGTTTGGCATAAGTGAGCAG GTTTTAGAAGAACCGAACATCATAAAACGGATTAAAGCTTGTATCTTTGATTCTCCACCACAAAAAAGCCTTGATATCCCTTTAGAAAGTTGTTCCGGCATGCTTAATCATGATTTAATCGGCAACAATCTTGAAAATTTGCTTGAATATGATCAAAACCTAATTATAAGGACTCAAGAACAAAGCTGGCAGTatgtagatgatgaagaagaaggtgaAGTTAGTGTGTATCCTAATAATTCGATGGGTTCGAGTGACTGTATATCTCAAAATCTCGTTAGTGACATTTGGAGCGATGATGATAGTCGATATCAATGTGTGCTTTCAAAGATATTCAAGAACACACAAAGTTTAATTTTGGGACCTCACTTGAGATACTGTGATTATAAGGATTCCGCTTTCGTCAAATGGGAAAATTATGATGGAACAAATTCGAAAGCATGTTCTTCACAAATGTTATTAAAGAATGTGCTTTTTGGAGTACCCAAAATGCATAAGAATCGGATAATAAGTGACGCGAATGGAAGAGTAGATGAGATGCAAAAACTTGAGGCTGATGATGTGAAGAACATCAACCATAGGTTTTCGGTTCTAAGCTCCATGGTCCCTACGAGAGGCAAG GTTGACAAAGTGTCTCTACTCGACGACACTATAAATTACTTAAAATCTCTAGAGAAAAAGGTGAAAGCGTTACAATCACTCAAGAAATCTCATGATGTGCGAGAGCGAATCTCTGATAACTACGCCAACAAACGAAAAGCTTCATGTGATCTTGAAGATATACAAGAGGAAAGTTCATCAGATTGTATCACTGTCAGCGCGATCGAAAAGAACGTTACGATTGAAATAAGATGTCGGTGGCGAGATAATATGATGGTACAAGTGTTTGATGCAATGAGCAGTCTTAACTTGGAATGTCACTCGGTTAATTCTTCTACTGTTGATGGGATTCTTACATTAAGTATTGAATCTAAG TTAAGGAGTTGTACAGCGTCAACAGCAAAAATGATAAGGCAAGCACTCCAGAGAGTAATTCGTAGGTACTGA